In Chlorocebus sabaeus isolate Y175 chromosome 5, mChlSab1.0.hap1, whole genome shotgun sequence, one genomic interval encodes:
- the FLYWCH1 gene encoding FLYWCH-type zinc finger-containing protein 1 isoform X2 has translation MPLPEPSEQEGESVKAGQEPCPEPATDVVPAAPRKPRKFSKLVLLTASNQDEDEVGSKPQEVHCVLSLEMAGPATLASTLQILPVEEQGRVVQPALQMPEQKCSKLDTAPQSLEFLRTPFGGRLLVLESFLYKQEKAVGDKVYWKCRQHAELGCRGRAITRGLRATVMRGHCHVPDEQGLEARRQREKLPSLALPEGLGEPQGPEGPGGPVEEPLEGVGPWQCPEEPEPEPTPGLVLSKPALEEDEGPRALSLLSLPPKKRSILGLGQARPLEFLRTCYGGSFLVHESFLYKREKAVADKVYWTCRDHALHSCRSRAITQGQRVTVMRGHCHPPDMEGLEARRQQEKAMETLQAGQDGPGSQVDTLLRGVDSLLYHRGPGPLTLTRPRPRKRAKVEDQELPMQPQAPEGSPDEDQDVDTDPGGPEFLKTPLGGSFLVYESFLYRREKAAGEKVYWTCRDQARMGCRSRAITQGRRVTVMRGHCHPPDLGGLEALRQREKRPNMAQRGSPGGPEFLKTPLGGSFLVYESFLYRREKAAGEKVYWTCRDQARMGCRSRAITQGRRVMVMRRHCHPPDLGGLEALRQREHFPNLAQWDSPEPLRPLEFLRTSLGGRFLVHESFLYRKEKAAGEKVYWMCRDQARLGCRSRAITQGHRVMVMRSHCHQPDLAGLEALRQKERLPSTAQQEDPEKIQVQLCFKTCPPESQPMYGDIKDVRLDGESQ, from the exons ATGCCCCTGCCCGAGCCCAGCGAACAGGAGGGCGAGAGTGTGAAGGCTGGCCAGGAGCCGTGCCCTGAGCCAGCCACGGATGTCGTCCCGGCAGCCCCCAGGAAGCCCAGGAAGTTCTCCAAACTGGTCCTGCTCACAGCCTCTAACCAAGATGAGGATGAGGTGGGCTCCAAGCCCCAGGAAGTGCACTGCGTCCTTTCCCTGGAGATGGCTGGCCCTGCCACCCTCGCCAGCACCTTGCAGATCCTGCCAGTCGAGGAGCAGGGAAGGGTGGTCCAGCCAGCCCTGCAGATGCCTGAACAGAAGTGCAGCAAGCTGGACACAG CCCCTCAGTCCCTGGAGTTCCTGAGGACACCATTCGGGGGCCGCCTCCTGGTGCTGGAGTCCTTCCTGTACAAGCAGGAGAAGGCTGTGGGGGACAAGGTGTACTGGAAGTGCCGCCAGCATGCTGAGCTGGGCTGCCGGGGCCGGGCCATCACCCGAGGCCTGCGGGCCACAGTGATGCGGGGCCACTGCCATGTGCCCGATGAGCAAGGCCTGGAGGCCCGGCGCCAGAGAGAGAAGctgcccagcctggccctgccaGAGGGCTTGGGAGAGCCCCAGGGTCCTGAGGGTCCTGGAGGCCCAGTGGAGGAGCCACTGGAGGGGGTGGGCCCGTGGCAGTGCCCTGAGGAGCCAGAGCCCGAGCCCACTCCTGGGCTGGTGCTGAGCAAGCCAGCCCTGGAGGAGGATGAGGGACCCCGAGCCCTGTCACTGCTGAGCCTGCCGCCCAAGAAGCGTTCGATCCTGGGGCTGG GACAGGCCCGGCCCCTCGAGTTCCTGAGGACGTGCTACGGGGGCAGCTTCCTGGTACATGAGTCGTTCCTCTACAAGCGGGAGAAGGCTGTCGCAGACAAGGTGTATTGGACCTGCCGGGACCACGCACTGCACAGCTGCCGGAGCCGGGCCATCACCCAGGGACAGCGGGTGACCGTGATGCGTGGCCACTGCCACCCGCCCGATATGGAGGGCCTGGAAGCCCGGCGGCAGCAGGAGAAGGCCATGGAGACACTGCAGGCTGGGCAGGACGGCCCTGGGAGCCAAGTGGACACGCTGCTCCGAGGTGTGGATAGTCTGCTGTACCACAGGGGTCCTGGTCCCCTGACTCTCACCAGGCCCCGGCCCAGAAAGCGAGCGAAGGTCGAAGATCAAGAGCTGCCAATGCAGCCGCAAGCCCCGGAAGGATCCCCAGACGAGGACCAGGACGTGGATACAGACCCTG GAGGCCCTGAGTTCCTGAAGACGCCCCTGGGGGGCAGCTTCCTCGTGTACGAGTCCTTCCTCTACCGGCGGGAGAAGGCAGCCGGGGAGAAGGTGTATTGGACCTGCCGGGACCAGGCCCGCATGGGCTGCCGCAGCCGCGCCATCACCCAGGGCCGACGGGTGACTGTGATGCGTGGCCACTGCCACCCACCCGACCTGGGGGGCCTGGAGGCCCTGAGGCAGCGGGAAAAACGCCCCAACATGGCGCAGCGGGGGAGCCCAG GAGGCCCTGAGTTCCTGAAGACGCCCCTGGGGGGCAGCTTCCTCGTGTACGAGTCCTTCCTCTACCGGCGGGAGAAGGCAGCCGGGGAGAAGGTGTATTGGACCTGCCGGGACCAGGCCCGCATGGGCTGCCGCAGCCGCGCCATCACCCAGGGCCGGCGGGTCATGGTCATGCGCAGGCACTGCCACCCGCCCGACCTGGGTGGCCTGGAGGCCCTGCGGCAGCGGGAGCACTTCCCCAACCTGGCGCAGTGGGACAGCCCAG AACCCCTCCGACCCCTGGAGTTCCTGAGGACTTCCCTGGGGGGCAGGTTCCTGGTGCACGAGTCCTTCCTCTATAGGAAGGAGAAGGCGGCCGGGGAGAAGGTGTACTGGATGTGCCGGGACCAGGCTCGGCTGGGCTGCCGCAGCCGCGCCATCACCCAGGGCCACCGCGTCATGGTCATGCGCAGCCACTGCCACCAGCCCGACCTGGCAGGCCTGGAGGCCTTGAGGCAAAAGGAGCGGCTCCCCAGCACGGCCCAGCAGGAGGATCCAG aaaagatTCAAGTTCAGCTGTGTTTCAAGACGTGTCCTCCCGAAAGCCAGCCGATGTATGG
- the FLYWCH1 gene encoding FLYWCH-type zinc finger-containing protein 1 isoform X1, translated as MPLPEPSEQEGESVKAGQEPCPEPATDVVPAAPRKPRKFSKLVLLTASNQDEDEVGSKPQEVHCVLSLEMAGPATLASTLQILPVEEQGRVVQPALQMPEQKCSKLDTAAPQSLEFLRTPFGGRLLVLESFLYKQEKAVGDKVYWKCRQHAELGCRGRAITRGLRATVMRGHCHVPDEQGLEARRQREKLPSLALPEGLGEPQGPEGPGGPVEEPLEGVGPWQCPEEPEPEPTPGLVLSKPALEEDEGPRALSLLSLPPKKRSILGLGQARPLEFLRTCYGGSFLVHESFLYKREKAVADKVYWTCRDHALHSCRSRAITQGQRVTVMRGHCHPPDMEGLEARRQQEKAMETLQAGQDGPGSQVDTLLRGVDSLLYHRGPGPLTLTRPRPRKRAKVEDQELPMQPQAPEGSPDEDQDVDTDPGGPEFLKTPLGGSFLVYESFLYRREKAAGEKVYWTCRDQARMGCRSRAITQGRRVTVMRGHCHPPDLGGLEALRQREKRPNMAQRGSPGGPEFLKTPLGGSFLVYESFLYRREKAAGEKVYWTCRDQARMGCRSRAITQGRRVMVMRRHCHPPDLGGLEALRQREHFPNLAQWDSPEPLRPLEFLRTSLGGRFLVHESFLYRKEKAAGEKVYWMCRDQARLGCRSRAITQGHRVMVMRSHCHQPDLAGLEALRQKERLPSTAQQEDPEKIQVQLCFKTCPPESQPMYGDIKDVRLDGESQ; from the exons ATGCCCCTGCCCGAGCCCAGCGAACAGGAGGGCGAGAGTGTGAAGGCTGGCCAGGAGCCGTGCCCTGAGCCAGCCACGGATGTCGTCCCGGCAGCCCCCAGGAAGCCCAGGAAGTTCTCCAAACTGGTCCTGCTCACAGCCTCTAACCAAGATGAGGATGAGGTGGGCTCCAAGCCCCAGGAAGTGCACTGCGTCCTTTCCCTGGAGATGGCTGGCCCTGCCACCCTCGCCAGCACCTTGCAGATCCTGCCAGTCGAGGAGCAGGGAAGGGTGGTCCAGCCAGCCCTGCAGATGCCTGAACAGAAGTGCAGCAAGCTGGACACAG cagCCCCTCAGTCCCTGGAGTTCCTGAGGACACCATTCGGGGGCCGCCTCCTGGTGCTGGAGTCCTTCCTGTACAAGCAGGAGAAGGCTGTGGGGGACAAGGTGTACTGGAAGTGCCGCCAGCATGCTGAGCTGGGCTGCCGGGGCCGGGCCATCACCCGAGGCCTGCGGGCCACAGTGATGCGGGGCCACTGCCATGTGCCCGATGAGCAAGGCCTGGAGGCCCGGCGCCAGAGAGAGAAGctgcccagcctggccctgccaGAGGGCTTGGGAGAGCCCCAGGGTCCTGAGGGTCCTGGAGGCCCAGTGGAGGAGCCACTGGAGGGGGTGGGCCCGTGGCAGTGCCCTGAGGAGCCAGAGCCCGAGCCCACTCCTGGGCTGGTGCTGAGCAAGCCAGCCCTGGAGGAGGATGAGGGACCCCGAGCCCTGTCACTGCTGAGCCTGCCGCCCAAGAAGCGTTCGATCCTGGGGCTGG GACAGGCCCGGCCCCTCGAGTTCCTGAGGACGTGCTACGGGGGCAGCTTCCTGGTACATGAGTCGTTCCTCTACAAGCGGGAGAAGGCTGTCGCAGACAAGGTGTATTGGACCTGCCGGGACCACGCACTGCACAGCTGCCGGAGCCGGGCCATCACCCAGGGACAGCGGGTGACCGTGATGCGTGGCCACTGCCACCCGCCCGATATGGAGGGCCTGGAAGCCCGGCGGCAGCAGGAGAAGGCCATGGAGACACTGCAGGCTGGGCAGGACGGCCCTGGGAGCCAAGTGGACACGCTGCTCCGAGGTGTGGATAGTCTGCTGTACCACAGGGGTCCTGGTCCCCTGACTCTCACCAGGCCCCGGCCCAGAAAGCGAGCGAAGGTCGAAGATCAAGAGCTGCCAATGCAGCCGCAAGCCCCGGAAGGATCCCCAGACGAGGACCAGGACGTGGATACAGACCCTG GAGGCCCTGAGTTCCTGAAGACGCCCCTGGGGGGCAGCTTCCTCGTGTACGAGTCCTTCCTCTACCGGCGGGAGAAGGCAGCCGGGGAGAAGGTGTATTGGACCTGCCGGGACCAGGCCCGCATGGGCTGCCGCAGCCGCGCCATCACCCAGGGCCGACGGGTGACTGTGATGCGTGGCCACTGCCACCCACCCGACCTGGGGGGCCTGGAGGCCCTGAGGCAGCGGGAAAAACGCCCCAACATGGCGCAGCGGGGGAGCCCAG GAGGCCCTGAGTTCCTGAAGACGCCCCTGGGGGGCAGCTTCCTCGTGTACGAGTCCTTCCTCTACCGGCGGGAGAAGGCAGCCGGGGAGAAGGTGTATTGGACCTGCCGGGACCAGGCCCGCATGGGCTGCCGCAGCCGCGCCATCACCCAGGGCCGGCGGGTCATGGTCATGCGCAGGCACTGCCACCCGCCCGACCTGGGTGGCCTGGAGGCCCTGCGGCAGCGGGAGCACTTCCCCAACCTGGCGCAGTGGGACAGCCCAG AACCCCTCCGACCCCTGGAGTTCCTGAGGACTTCCCTGGGGGGCAGGTTCCTGGTGCACGAGTCCTTCCTCTATAGGAAGGAGAAGGCGGCCGGGGAGAAGGTGTACTGGATGTGCCGGGACCAGGCTCGGCTGGGCTGCCGCAGCCGCGCCATCACCCAGGGCCACCGCGTCATGGTCATGCGCAGCCACTGCCACCAGCCCGACCTGGCAGGCCTGGAGGCCTTGAGGCAAAAGGAGCGGCTCCCCAGCACGGCCCAGCAGGAGGATCCAG aaaagatTCAAGTTCAGCTGTGTTTCAAGACGTGTCCTCCCGAAAGCCAGCCGATGTATGG
- the FLYWCH1 gene encoding FLYWCH-type zinc finger-containing protein 1 isoform X6: protein MPLPEPSEQEGESVKAGQEPCPEPATDVVPAAPRKPRKFSKLVLLTASNQDEDEVGSKPQEVHCVLSLEMAGPATLASTLQILPVEEQGRVVQPALQMPEQKCSKLDTGQARPLEFLRTCYGGSFLVHESFLYKREKAVADKVYWTCRDHALHSCRSRAITQGQRVTVMRGHCHPPDMEGLEARRQQEKAMETLQAGQDGPGSQVDTLLRGVDSLLYHRGPGPLTLTRPRPRKRAKVEDQELPMQPQAPEGSPDEDQDVDTDPGGPEFLKTPLGGSFLVYESFLYRREKAAGEKVYWTCRDQARMGCRSRAITQGRRVTVMRGHCHPPDLGGLEALRQREKRPNMAQRGSPGGPEFLKTPLGGSFLVYESFLYRREKAAGEKVYWTCRDQARMGCRSRAITQGRRVMVMRRHCHPPDLGGLEALRQREHFPNLAQWDSPEPLRPLEFLRTSLGGRFLVHESFLYRKEKAAGEKVYWMCRDQARLGCRSRAITQGHRVMVMRSHCHQPDLAGLEALRQKERLPSTAQQEDPEKIQVQLCFKTCPPESQPMYGDIKDVRLDGESQ from the exons ATGCCCCTGCCCGAGCCCAGCGAACAGGAGGGCGAGAGTGTGAAGGCTGGCCAGGAGCCGTGCCCTGAGCCAGCCACGGATGTCGTCCCGGCAGCCCCCAGGAAGCCCAGGAAGTTCTCCAAACTGGTCCTGCTCACAGCCTCTAACCAAGATGAGGATGAGGTGGGCTCCAAGCCCCAGGAAGTGCACTGCGTCCTTTCCCTGGAGATGGCTGGCCCTGCCACCCTCGCCAGCACCTTGCAGATCCTGCCAGTCGAGGAGCAGGGAAGGGTGGTCCAGCCAGCCCTGCAGATGCCTGAACAGAAGTGCAGCAAGCTGGACACAG GACAGGCCCGGCCCCTCGAGTTCCTGAGGACGTGCTACGGGGGCAGCTTCCTGGTACATGAGTCGTTCCTCTACAAGCGGGAGAAGGCTGTCGCAGACAAGGTGTATTGGACCTGCCGGGACCACGCACTGCACAGCTGCCGGAGCCGGGCCATCACCCAGGGACAGCGGGTGACCGTGATGCGTGGCCACTGCCACCCGCCCGATATGGAGGGCCTGGAAGCCCGGCGGCAGCAGGAGAAGGCCATGGAGACACTGCAGGCTGGGCAGGACGGCCCTGGGAGCCAAGTGGACACGCTGCTCCGAGGTGTGGATAGTCTGCTGTACCACAGGGGTCCTGGTCCCCTGACTCTCACCAGGCCCCGGCCCAGAAAGCGAGCGAAGGTCGAAGATCAAGAGCTGCCAATGCAGCCGCAAGCCCCGGAAGGATCCCCAGACGAGGACCAGGACGTGGATACAGACCCTG GAGGCCCTGAGTTCCTGAAGACGCCCCTGGGGGGCAGCTTCCTCGTGTACGAGTCCTTCCTCTACCGGCGGGAGAAGGCAGCCGGGGAGAAGGTGTATTGGACCTGCCGGGACCAGGCCCGCATGGGCTGCCGCAGCCGCGCCATCACCCAGGGCCGACGGGTGACTGTGATGCGTGGCCACTGCCACCCACCCGACCTGGGGGGCCTGGAGGCCCTGAGGCAGCGGGAAAAACGCCCCAACATGGCGCAGCGGGGGAGCCCAG GAGGCCCTGAGTTCCTGAAGACGCCCCTGGGGGGCAGCTTCCTCGTGTACGAGTCCTTCCTCTACCGGCGGGAGAAGGCAGCCGGGGAGAAGGTGTATTGGACCTGCCGGGACCAGGCCCGCATGGGCTGCCGCAGCCGCGCCATCACCCAGGGCCGGCGGGTCATGGTCATGCGCAGGCACTGCCACCCGCCCGACCTGGGTGGCCTGGAGGCCCTGCGGCAGCGGGAGCACTTCCCCAACCTGGCGCAGTGGGACAGCCCAG AACCCCTCCGACCCCTGGAGTTCCTGAGGACTTCCCTGGGGGGCAGGTTCCTGGTGCACGAGTCCTTCCTCTATAGGAAGGAGAAGGCGGCCGGGGAGAAGGTGTACTGGATGTGCCGGGACCAGGCTCGGCTGGGCTGCCGCAGCCGCGCCATCACCCAGGGCCACCGCGTCATGGTCATGCGCAGCCACTGCCACCAGCCCGACCTGGCAGGCCTGGAGGCCTTGAGGCAAAAGGAGCGGCTCCCCAGCACGGCCCAGCAGGAGGATCCAG aaaagatTCAAGTTCAGCTGTGTTTCAAGACGTGTCCTCCCGAAAGCCAGCCGATGTATGG
- the FLYWCH1 gene encoding FLYWCH-type zinc finger-containing protein 1 isoform X3, producing the protein MPLPEPSEQEGESVKAGQEPCPEPATDVVPAAPRKPRKFSKLVLLTASNQDEDEVGSKPQEVHCVLSLEMAGPATLASTLQILPVEEQGRVVQPALQMPEQKCSKLDTAAPQSLEFLRTPFGGRLLVLESFLYKQEKAVGDKVYWKCRQHAELGCRGRAITRGLRATVMRGHCHVPDEQGLEARRQREKLPSLALPEGLGEPQGPEGPGGPVEEPLEGVGPWQCPEEPEPEPTPGLVLSKPALEEDEGPRALSLLSLPPKKRSILGLGQARPLEFLRTCYGGSFLVHESFLYKREKAVADKVYWTCRDHALHSCRSRAITQGQRVTVMRGHCHPPDMEGLEARRQQEKAMETLQAGQDGPGSQVDTLLRGVDSLLYHRGPGPLTLTRPRPRKRAKVEDQELPMQPQAPEGSPDEDQDVDTDPGGPEFLKTPLGGSFLVYESFLYRREKAAGEKVYWTCRDQARMGCRSRAITQGRRVTVMRGHCHPPDLGGLEALRQREKRPNMAQRGSPGGPEFLKTPLGGSFLVYESFLYRREKAAGEKVYWTCRDQARMGCRSRAITQGRRVMVMRRHCHPPDLGGLEALRQREHFPNLAQWDSPEPLRPLEFLRTSLGGRFLVHESFLYRKEKAAGEKVYWMCRDQARLGCRSRAITQGHRVMVMRSHCHQPDLAGLEALRQKERLPSTAQQEDPEKIQVQLCFKTCPPESQPMDIKDVRLDGESQ; encoded by the exons ATGCCCCTGCCCGAGCCCAGCGAACAGGAGGGCGAGAGTGTGAAGGCTGGCCAGGAGCCGTGCCCTGAGCCAGCCACGGATGTCGTCCCGGCAGCCCCCAGGAAGCCCAGGAAGTTCTCCAAACTGGTCCTGCTCACAGCCTCTAACCAAGATGAGGATGAGGTGGGCTCCAAGCCCCAGGAAGTGCACTGCGTCCTTTCCCTGGAGATGGCTGGCCCTGCCACCCTCGCCAGCACCTTGCAGATCCTGCCAGTCGAGGAGCAGGGAAGGGTGGTCCAGCCAGCCCTGCAGATGCCTGAACAGAAGTGCAGCAAGCTGGACACAG cagCCCCTCAGTCCCTGGAGTTCCTGAGGACACCATTCGGGGGCCGCCTCCTGGTGCTGGAGTCCTTCCTGTACAAGCAGGAGAAGGCTGTGGGGGACAAGGTGTACTGGAAGTGCCGCCAGCATGCTGAGCTGGGCTGCCGGGGCCGGGCCATCACCCGAGGCCTGCGGGCCACAGTGATGCGGGGCCACTGCCATGTGCCCGATGAGCAAGGCCTGGAGGCCCGGCGCCAGAGAGAGAAGctgcccagcctggccctgccaGAGGGCTTGGGAGAGCCCCAGGGTCCTGAGGGTCCTGGAGGCCCAGTGGAGGAGCCACTGGAGGGGGTGGGCCCGTGGCAGTGCCCTGAGGAGCCAGAGCCCGAGCCCACTCCTGGGCTGGTGCTGAGCAAGCCAGCCCTGGAGGAGGATGAGGGACCCCGAGCCCTGTCACTGCTGAGCCTGCCGCCCAAGAAGCGTTCGATCCTGGGGCTGG GACAGGCCCGGCCCCTCGAGTTCCTGAGGACGTGCTACGGGGGCAGCTTCCTGGTACATGAGTCGTTCCTCTACAAGCGGGAGAAGGCTGTCGCAGACAAGGTGTATTGGACCTGCCGGGACCACGCACTGCACAGCTGCCGGAGCCGGGCCATCACCCAGGGACAGCGGGTGACCGTGATGCGTGGCCACTGCCACCCGCCCGATATGGAGGGCCTGGAAGCCCGGCGGCAGCAGGAGAAGGCCATGGAGACACTGCAGGCTGGGCAGGACGGCCCTGGGAGCCAAGTGGACACGCTGCTCCGAGGTGTGGATAGTCTGCTGTACCACAGGGGTCCTGGTCCCCTGACTCTCACCAGGCCCCGGCCCAGAAAGCGAGCGAAGGTCGAAGATCAAGAGCTGCCAATGCAGCCGCAAGCCCCGGAAGGATCCCCAGACGAGGACCAGGACGTGGATACAGACCCTG GAGGCCCTGAGTTCCTGAAGACGCCCCTGGGGGGCAGCTTCCTCGTGTACGAGTCCTTCCTCTACCGGCGGGAGAAGGCAGCCGGGGAGAAGGTGTATTGGACCTGCCGGGACCAGGCCCGCATGGGCTGCCGCAGCCGCGCCATCACCCAGGGCCGACGGGTGACTGTGATGCGTGGCCACTGCCACCCACCCGACCTGGGGGGCCTGGAGGCCCTGAGGCAGCGGGAAAAACGCCCCAACATGGCGCAGCGGGGGAGCCCAG GAGGCCCTGAGTTCCTGAAGACGCCCCTGGGGGGCAGCTTCCTCGTGTACGAGTCCTTCCTCTACCGGCGGGAGAAGGCAGCCGGGGAGAAGGTGTATTGGACCTGCCGGGACCAGGCCCGCATGGGCTGCCGCAGCCGCGCCATCACCCAGGGCCGGCGGGTCATGGTCATGCGCAGGCACTGCCACCCGCCCGACCTGGGTGGCCTGGAGGCCCTGCGGCAGCGGGAGCACTTCCCCAACCTGGCGCAGTGGGACAGCCCAG AACCCCTCCGACCCCTGGAGTTCCTGAGGACTTCCCTGGGGGGCAGGTTCCTGGTGCACGAGTCCTTCCTCTATAGGAAGGAGAAGGCGGCCGGGGAGAAGGTGTACTGGATGTGCCGGGACCAGGCTCGGCTGGGCTGCCGCAGCCGCGCCATCACCCAGGGCCACCGCGTCATGGTCATGCGCAGCCACTGCCACCAGCCCGACCTGGCAGGCCTGGAGGCCTTGAGGCAAAAGGAGCGGCTCCCCAGCACGGCCCAGCAGGAGGATCCAG aaaagatTCAAGTTCAGCTGTGTTTCAAGACGTGTCCTCCCGAAAGCCAGCCGAT
- the FLYWCH1 gene encoding FLYWCH-type zinc finger-containing protein 1 isoform X4: MPLPEPSEQEGESVKAGQEPCPEPATDVVPAAPRKPRKFSKLVLLTASNQDEDEVGSKPQEVHCVLSLEMAGPATLASTLQILPVEEQGRVVQPALQMPEQKCSKLDTAAPQSLEFLRTPFGGRLLVLESFLYKQEKAVGDKVYWKCRQHAELGCRGRAITRGLRATVMRGHCHVPDEQGLEARRQREKLPSLALPEGLGEPQGPEGPGGPVEEPLEGVGPWQCPEEPEPEPTPGLVLSKPALEEDEGPRALSLLSLPPKKRSILGLGQARPLEFLRTCYGGSFLVHESFLYKREKAVADKVYWTCRDHALHSCRSRAITQGQRVTVMRGHCHPPDMEGLEARRQQEKAMETLQAGQDGPGSQVDTLLRGVDSLLYHRGPGPLTLTRPRPRKRAKVEDQELPMQPQAPEGSPDEDQDVDTDPGGPEFLKTPLGGSFLVYESFLYRREKAAGEKVYWTCRDQARMGCRSRAITQGRRVTVMRGHCHPPDLGGLEALRQREKRPNMAQRGSPGGPEFLKTPLGGSFLVYESFLYRREKAAGEKVYWTCRDQARMGCRSRAITQGRRVMVMRRHCHPPDLGGLEALRQREHFPNLAQWDSPEPLRPLEFLRTSLGGRFLVHESFLYRKEKAAGEKVYWMCRDQARLGCRSRAITQGHRVMVMRSHCHQPDLAGLEALRQKERLPSTAQQEDPEKIQVQLCFKTCPPESQPMYG; encoded by the exons ATGCCCCTGCCCGAGCCCAGCGAACAGGAGGGCGAGAGTGTGAAGGCTGGCCAGGAGCCGTGCCCTGAGCCAGCCACGGATGTCGTCCCGGCAGCCCCCAGGAAGCCCAGGAAGTTCTCCAAACTGGTCCTGCTCACAGCCTCTAACCAAGATGAGGATGAGGTGGGCTCCAAGCCCCAGGAAGTGCACTGCGTCCTTTCCCTGGAGATGGCTGGCCCTGCCACCCTCGCCAGCACCTTGCAGATCCTGCCAGTCGAGGAGCAGGGAAGGGTGGTCCAGCCAGCCCTGCAGATGCCTGAACAGAAGTGCAGCAAGCTGGACACAG cagCCCCTCAGTCCCTGGAGTTCCTGAGGACACCATTCGGGGGCCGCCTCCTGGTGCTGGAGTCCTTCCTGTACAAGCAGGAGAAGGCTGTGGGGGACAAGGTGTACTGGAAGTGCCGCCAGCATGCTGAGCTGGGCTGCCGGGGCCGGGCCATCACCCGAGGCCTGCGGGCCACAGTGATGCGGGGCCACTGCCATGTGCCCGATGAGCAAGGCCTGGAGGCCCGGCGCCAGAGAGAGAAGctgcccagcctggccctgccaGAGGGCTTGGGAGAGCCCCAGGGTCCTGAGGGTCCTGGAGGCCCAGTGGAGGAGCCACTGGAGGGGGTGGGCCCGTGGCAGTGCCCTGAGGAGCCAGAGCCCGAGCCCACTCCTGGGCTGGTGCTGAGCAAGCCAGCCCTGGAGGAGGATGAGGGACCCCGAGCCCTGTCACTGCTGAGCCTGCCGCCCAAGAAGCGTTCGATCCTGGGGCTGG GACAGGCCCGGCCCCTCGAGTTCCTGAGGACGTGCTACGGGGGCAGCTTCCTGGTACATGAGTCGTTCCTCTACAAGCGGGAGAAGGCTGTCGCAGACAAGGTGTATTGGACCTGCCGGGACCACGCACTGCACAGCTGCCGGAGCCGGGCCATCACCCAGGGACAGCGGGTGACCGTGATGCGTGGCCACTGCCACCCGCCCGATATGGAGGGCCTGGAAGCCCGGCGGCAGCAGGAGAAGGCCATGGAGACACTGCAGGCTGGGCAGGACGGCCCTGGGAGCCAAGTGGACACGCTGCTCCGAGGTGTGGATAGTCTGCTGTACCACAGGGGTCCTGGTCCCCTGACTCTCACCAGGCCCCGGCCCAGAAAGCGAGCGAAGGTCGAAGATCAAGAGCTGCCAATGCAGCCGCAAGCCCCGGAAGGATCCCCAGACGAGGACCAGGACGTGGATACAGACCCTG GAGGCCCTGAGTTCCTGAAGACGCCCCTGGGGGGCAGCTTCCTCGTGTACGAGTCCTTCCTCTACCGGCGGGAGAAGGCAGCCGGGGAGAAGGTGTATTGGACCTGCCGGGACCAGGCCCGCATGGGCTGCCGCAGCCGCGCCATCACCCAGGGCCGACGGGTGACTGTGATGCGTGGCCACTGCCACCCACCCGACCTGGGGGGCCTGGAGGCCCTGAGGCAGCGGGAAAAACGCCCCAACATGGCGCAGCGGGGGAGCCCAG GAGGCCCTGAGTTCCTGAAGACGCCCCTGGGGGGCAGCTTCCTCGTGTACGAGTCCTTCCTCTACCGGCGGGAGAAGGCAGCCGGGGAGAAGGTGTATTGGACCTGCCGGGACCAGGCCCGCATGGGCTGCCGCAGCCGCGCCATCACCCAGGGCCGGCGGGTCATGGTCATGCGCAGGCACTGCCACCCGCCCGACCTGGGTGGCCTGGAGGCCCTGCGGCAGCGGGAGCACTTCCCCAACCTGGCGCAGTGGGACAGCCCAG AACCCCTCCGACCCCTGGAGTTCCTGAGGACTTCCCTGGGGGGCAGGTTCCTGGTGCACGAGTCCTTCCTCTATAGGAAGGAGAAGGCGGCCGGGGAGAAGGTGTACTGGATGTGCCGGGACCAGGCTCGGCTGGGCTGCCGCAGCCGCGCCATCACCCAGGGCCACCGCGTCATGGTCATGCGCAGCCACTGCCACCAGCCCGACCTGGCAGGCCTGGAGGCCTTGAGGCAAAAGGAGCGGCTCCCCAGCACGGCCCAGCAGGAGGATCCAG aaaagatTCAAGTTCAGCTGTGTTTCAAGACGTGTCCTCCCGAAAGCCAGCCGATGTATGGGTAA